In Candidatus Babeliales bacterium, the following proteins share a genomic window:
- a CDS encoding glycoside hydrolase family 3 protein codes for MIFLFLLLISSPLSASWAEQTLQTLSLREKIGQLFIVAVVANERALTSTHCYFEPYRVDRSHIDMLISDYAIGGIIFLGNSTLGQQIVAINIYQSRARIPLLIAQDCEWGLNQRIPQVVPFPKQKILGALENSENIYQIGYEIGRQCKLVGIHLNLAPIADLNSNPLNPIINERSFGKDKEKVACCCVLINQGMRDAGVLTCAKHFPGHGDTSVDSHLELPIINHDLIRLNEYELYPFQKLIAENIPCIMIAHLEIPALEKDRIPATFSKKVILFLKNDLGFEGLIITDGLGMKALTNHYKPGEIELRALLAGNDILLCPVDVPQAVELIERAIKENLITQQELDEHVLKILKAKEAAGVENRTVIDLNTAMQSITLQKMRA; via the coding sequence ATGATTTTTTTATTTTTATTACTTATTTCATCCCCACTTTCAGCCTCATGGGCGGAGCAAACTTTGCAAACATTAAGTTTACGCGAAAAAATTGGGCAACTTTTTATTGTTGCTGTAGTCGCGAATGAAAGAGCACTCACCTCAACTCATTGTTATTTTGAGCCATACCGCGTCGATCGATCACATATCGATATGCTTATTTCTGATTACGCAATTGGGGGAATCATTTTTTTAGGCAATAGCACCCTTGGGCAACAAATAGTTGCGATCAACATCTATCAATCGCGAGCGCGAATACCACTTTTAATTGCCCAAGATTGCGAATGGGGATTGAATCAACGAATTCCGCAAGTGGTTCCATTTCCCAAACAAAAGATTCTTGGCGCATTGGAAAATAGTGAAAATATCTATCAAATCGGATACGAAATCGGCCGGCAATGTAAATTAGTCGGTATTCATTTAAACTTAGCACCGATTGCTGATCTTAATAGTAATCCTTTAAATCCGATTATTAATGAACGCTCTTTTGGAAAAGATAAAGAAAAGGTCGCATGTTGTTGCGTGCTTATTAATCAGGGAATGCGTGATGCAGGCGTTTTAACATGCGCAAAACATTTTCCTGGCCATGGAGACACCTCGGTCGATTCACATCTCGAGCTGCCTATAATTAATCATGATCTCATTCGTCTTAACGAATACGAACTTTATCCATTCCAAAAACTTATTGCAGAAAATATACCGTGCATTATGATCGCACATCTTGAGATACCCGCCCTTGAAAAAGACCGTATTCCTGCCACATTTTCTAAAAAAGTAATTCTGTTTTTAAAAAACGATTTGGGATTTGAAGGATTAATTATTACCGACGGACTTGGCATGAAAGCGCTCACGAACCACTACAAGCCGGGAGAAATAGAATTGCGAGCCTTACTTGCTGGTAATGATATTCTATTGTGCCCTGTTGACGTTCCTCAAGCAGTAGAACTTATCGAACGAGCTATCAAAGAAAACTTAATCACGCAGCAAGAACTCGATGAACACGTTTTGAAAATCTTAAAAGCAAAAGAAGCGGCTGGTGTTGAAAATAGAACTGTTATTGATTTAAATACCGCAATGCAATCCATAACCCTGCAGAAAATGCGTGCTTAA